A window of the Cryptococcus neoformans var. neoformans B-3501A chromosome 9, whole genome shotgun sequence genome harbors these coding sequences:
- a CDS encoding hypothetical protein (HMMPfam hit to RRM_1, RNA recognition motif. (a.k.a. RRM, RBD, or RNP domain), score: 154.7, E(): 1.9e-43), with product MQNKPEQDRNQEATVYLGNLDERCTDALIWELMLQAGPVSNVFLPKDRISQAHQGFGFCEFMSEADAEYAVKIMNQIKLYGKPIRVNKASYDKKQVDVGANLFVGNLDPNVDEQTLYDTFSTFGTLAEQPKIARDPTTGLSKGHAFIAYNDFEAADLAIENMNGQFFGGKQITAQYAFKKDGKGERHGSQAERLLAAQAKKRQLLPATGGPALPYQGQYANALVVNSVPAAPSGMPTYPPPPPPGMPVYQAPAPDAGYAGYPGAPAGYAPPPPAGFPVAQYQMPVAAPGQAPPAPPPIRMGFQG from the exons ATGCAAAATAAACCAGAACAAGATCGAAATCAAGAAGCCACGGTATACCTG GGTAACTTAGATGAAAGATGCACGGATGCGTTAATATGGGAGCTGATGTT ACAAGCGGGCCCAGTGT CCAACGTTTTCCTTCCTAAAGACAGAATCTCCCAAGCTCATCAAGGATTTGGTTTCTGTGAATTCATGTCTGAAGCAGATGCCGAATATGCTGTCAAGATCATGAACCAGATAAAATTGTATGGGAAACCCATCAGAGTCAACAAAGCATCGTACGATAAGAAGCAGGTGGATGTTGGGGCCAATCTTTTCGTGGGAAATTTGGATCCGAACGTGGACGAGCAGACATTGTACGATACTTTCAGCACCTTTGGAACTTTGGCAGAGCAGCCCAAG ATTGCACGAGACCCTACGACAGGTCTGTCCAAAGGTCATGCCTTCATTGCCTACAATGACTTTGAAGCTGCCGATCTGGCGATTGAGAATATGAACGGACAATTCTTTGGAGGCAAACAGATTACCGCACAATACGCATTCAAGAAGGACGGCAAGGGAGAAAGGCATGGTAGCCAAGCGGAGAGGCTGTTGGCCGCCCAGGCCAA AAAGAGACAGCTGTTGCCTGCcactggaggtccagcaCTTCCGTATCAAG GTCAATATGCCAACGCTTTGGTTGTTAACTCTGTTCCCGCAGCCCCTTCAGGTATGCCTACTTATCCCCCGCCGCCCCCGCCTGGTATGCCCGTTTACCAAGCACCTGCACCTGACGCGGGATATGCCGGTTATCCTGGTGCTCCTGCAGGCTATGCACCCCCGCCACCTGCTGGCTTCCCTGTGGCGCAGTATCAAATGCCTGTGGCTGCACCAGGACAGGCTCCTCCGGCCCCTCCGCCTATAAGAATGGGTTTCCAAGGATAA
- a CDS encoding hypothetical protein (Match to ESTs gb|CF193255.1|CF193255, gb|CF193014.1|CF193014) yields the protein MAQPEDLISTPTPTTRKAAEAAASNQHALVNLIRLVKSLEIKLAESEEDEYLNIYIIRKDWETVLYARVLLDTLKQGNEQTSSTTSTLSGLEKSLNHIQSAYHSRLASPLPTSRLNPALIALPRSPSSTIPYDSRIPSPPLTTTTQFPIPSNQTASKNVRRRRAQLEDYLAKRSREDTFGEGTGLLTIKPIHDSEDASSKPSEARDELLGDAIPGSALGAVQVHEELSGQLADMSQRLKLNAIHFSNSLENEKHLIQNSQDVLEKNLSATKTSKKHLSTVSKKGRSTTYLTLGIILLVMIVFIWTYLLIRFT from the exons ATGGCCCAACCTGAAGATCTAATTTCTACACCTACCCCAACTACCAGAAAAGCAGCTGAGGCGGCAGCTTCAAATCAGCATGCCCTCGTAAATCTCATTCGTCTTGTCAAGTCTCTGGAGATCAAACTCGcggaaagcgaagaagacgagtaTTTGAACATTTACATAATTAGAAAGGATTGGGAG ACGGTTTTATATGCTCGCGTCCTGCTTGACACTCTTAAGCAAGGCAATGAACA AACTTCTTCGACTACATCCACATTGTCAGGTCTCGAAAAGTCCCTTAATCACATACAATCAGCGTACCATTCCCGCCTAGCTTCGCCGCTTCCAACTTCACGCCTCAACCCTGCTCTGATAGCTTTACCCAGGTCACCTTCATCCACGATTCCTTATGACAGCCGTATTCCAAGTCCGCCTCTGACCACTACTACTCAGTTTCCAATACCATCCAATCAGACCGCATCAAAGAATGTGCGCCGACGTCGCGCACAGTTAGAAGACTACCTTGCCAAACGCAGTCGTGAAGACACCTTCGGCGAGGGGACTGGACTGCTGACTATTAAACCCATTCATGATTCTGAAGATGCTAGTTCTAAACCATCGGAAGCGCGCGATGAACTTTTGGGCGATGCGATACCGGGAAGCGCTCTCGGAGCGGTGCAAGTCCATGAAGAACTCAGCGGACAGTTGGCTGAT ATGTCGCAGCGACTTAAGCTCAACGCGATTCATTTTTCAAATTCTCTGGAGAATGAAAAACATTTGATACAGAATTCACAAGATGTTTTGGAAA AGAACCTTTCGGCCACCAAAACAAGCAAAAAACATCTCTCCACTGTGTCTAAGAAAGGCAGAAGCACAACGTATCTGACTTTGGGGATTATTCTACTAGTCATGATCGTTTTTATTTGGACCTACCTCCTCATACGCTTCACTTAG
- a CDS encoding hypothetical protein (HMMPfam hit to Helicase_C, Helicase conserved C-terminal domain, score: 90.2, E(): 5.1e-24; HMMPfam hit to SNF2_N, SNF2 family N-terminal domain, score: 370.8, E(): 1.7e-108): protein MSEHNQDLRFLISDDVLNEDPMSTGRFAEEDRGSSDTEQLTDNKNDGEEPKETAVQAAFDGSDDVNRLEEPHNPVSSTANIGNFALLESSSAEVSDASCPATMPILVRQSPKTCSQPRTRKVKLSTLSLSSDPDPDINDPEFKARLEDSNQDDQDEELDLEMEEADSAGRESGEGNRDSEDEGLLADADLPIEVLLRRYGYPVPEGEGAVNGEPEQSESKGREQAAPTSTVSETLPSTKLSLAQPANQTDQSLTDTALPEPRVPEQLIISGKRQRRKKEIWTPDDSEPQHLVGKKRIKKVEIVEKVEADVHQNGDGLVIVEEETMGDEDNDDSKVGQEEEDGHEYDSEEEYDEDEDEEEEGAKEDNVDWDDRQDKEGDIGPRVRQPFLLRGTLRPYQQAGLEWLASLWSNNMNGILADEMGLGKTIQTIALLGHLACDKGVWGQHLIIVPTSVILNWEMEFKKFLPGMKVLTYYGNQKERKEKRVGWHTENTWQVCITSYQIVLADQHIFRRKNWCYMILDEAHNIKNFRSQRWQTLLGFKAQRRLLLTGTPLQNNLMELWSLLYFLMPGGIGADATAVVGFANHKEFMEWFSNPMDKAIETGDAMDEETLETVAKLHTLLRPFILRRLKSEVETQLPGKFEHVVYCRLSKRQRFLYDEFMSRASTHEALTTGGYLGVMNTLMQLRKVCNHPDLFEMRPVKTSFAMDNVARDFEPSDILIRKRLLAEEDERRIDALAIGFGVAHNEAMSGWVARARQTYDASDKLPYAASPLRRGKLSAPPPKDTRSVELWLKYRVWAEEEFSKRRWESIRATNRQRCGISPIYGSTFLSLLGNLPNFLLPQDVQSRREETFADFTPPAAKFITSLPERAKSLEDVIDRFAVIPPNAVARNLATYALPGLEPISHPALTDPAFDTLHRSSVKLQIAFPDASLLQYDCGKLQKLFEMLRDLKSEGHRVLIFTQMTRVLDILEMFLSHNGHRYLRLDGSTKIEDRQVLTERFNSDSRIFVFIASSRSGGVGINLTGADTVFFYDSDWNPSMDRQCMDRAHRIGQTREVHIYRFVSSHTVEENMLRKAEQKRLLDKMVIQEGGFNNDWWGRVGWKDMFGDVPGITDVSGVVEKSGEGIIDIQVEGTPVAEDVEVTRPRAGEERELARALAEVEDEEDAQAARMAQGEGELDLQEFEEGPKAVAKRVRVFEPENSGTPVTTEAGETGDVVEEYDDEPGSVEEYMLKWVEEDWDYFSPYRA from the exons ATGTCTGAGCATAATCAGGATCTGCGATTTCTTATATCAGATGATGTCCTCAACGAAGATCCAATGTCGACAGGCCGCTTTGCTGAGGAAGATCGAGGGAGCTCTGACACTGAACAACTTACGGACAATAAGAATGACGGTGAAGAGCCCAAAGAGACGGCGGTACAGGCTGCCTTCGACGGCTCCGATGATGTAAACAGATTAGAGGAGCCACATAATCCAGTGTCATCAACTGCCAACATTGGAAATTTTGCTCTTTTGGAGTCCTCAAGCGCCGAAGTTTCTGATGCCTCGTGTCCTGCGACAATGCCAATCCTTGTCCGTCAGTCCCCTAAAACATGCTCCCAACCACGCACACGCAAAGTCAAATTATCTACCCTTTCGCTTTCATCTGATCCTGATCCTGACATCAACGACCCTGAGTTTAAAGCTCGACTGGAAGATAGTAATCAGGATGATCAGGATGAGGAGCTGGATctggaaatggaagaggcagaCAGCGCGGGGAGAGAGAGTGGCGAAGGGAATCGCGAtagcgaagatgagggtCTATTAGCCGATGCGGATCTTCCTATCGAGGTTTTGCTAAGAAGATATGGTTATCCAGTACCTGAAGGTGAGGGTGCAGTCAATGGTGAACCAGAACAGAGCGAAAGCAAGGGGCGCGAACAGGCTGCGCCAACTTCAACTGTTTCTGAGACCCTTCCATCAACAAAACTGAGCTTGGCACAACCGGCGAATCAGACGGACCAGTCTCTCACAGACACAGCTCTTCCTGAGCCTCGCGTGCCTGAGCAGCTAATCATCAGCGGTAAGCGACAGCGtcgaaagaaggagatctGGACTCCGGACGACTCGGAACCTCAACATTTAGTTGGCAAAAAGAGAATTAAGAAAGTGGAGATCGTGGAAAAGGTAGAGGCTGATGTTCACCAGAATGGGGATGGCCTCGTCATtgtagaggaagaaacaATGGGTGACGAAGATAATGATGACTCAAAGGTGgggcaggaagaggaagatggacaCGAATATGACAGTGAAGAGGAatatgatgaagatgaagatgaggaagaagaaggcgctAAGGAAGATAATGTAGATTGGGATGACCGTCAAGATAAGGAGGGGGATATTGGCCCCCGAGTTCGACAACCCTTCCTGTTGAGAGGAACACTTAGGCCTTATCAACAGGCAGGCTTAGAATGGCTTGCAAGCCTTTGGTCTAACAACATGAACGGGATTCTGGCCGATGAAATGGGCCTTGG CAAAACTATCCAGACAATCGCTCTTCTAGGTCACCTTGCTTGTGATAAAGGCGTTTGGGGTCAACACCTTATCATCGTTCCTACCTCCGTTATTCTCAATTGGGAGATGGAGTTCAAAAAGTTCCTGCCTGGTATGAAGGTACTCACCTATTACGGAAACCAGAAAGAACGCAAAGAGAAGCGTGTGGGATGGCACACCGAAAATACCTGGCAAGTTTGCATAACGTCATACCAGATTGTCCTTGCGGATCAGCACATCTTCAGAAGAAAAAACTGGTGTTATATGATATTGGACGAAGCGCATAACATCAAGAACTTCAGAAGTCAAAGATGGCAAACACTCTTGGGTTTTAAAGCACAAAGACGACTGCTCCTGACAGGGACACCACTTCAAAATAATCTTATGGAGCTATGGAGTCTTCTTTACTTTCTGATGCCTGGCGGAATTGGAGCAGATGCGACAGCAGTCGTCGGTTTTGCCAATCACAAAGAATTTATGGAATGGTTCTCTA ACCCTATGGACAAAGCCATCGAAACAGGCGATGccatggatgaagaaaccTTGGAAACTGTTGCCAAACTCCATACTCTTCTCAGGCCTTTCATTCTTCGTCGACTCAAATCCGAGGTCGAAACACAACTTCCAGGGAAATTCGAGCATGTCGTCTATTGTCGCCTGTCTAAGCGTCAGCGTTTCCTGTATGATGAGTTCATGTCTCGTGCCTCCACTCACGAGGCACTCACTACCGGGGGTTACCTCGGTGTAATGAATACCCTTATGCAATTGAGAAAGGTATGCAATCACCCCGATCTCTTCGAGATGAGGCCTGTAAAAACGAGTTTTGCTATGGATAACGTGGCAAGGGACTTTGAGCCGAGCGATATCCTCATTAGAAAGCGGCTgttggcggaagaggatgaaagaaggatcGATGCCCTTGCAATAGGTTTCGGAGTAGCCCATAACGAAGCAATGTCTGGATGGGTAGCTAGAGCAAGACAAACATATGACGCCTCGGACAAACTACCTTATGCTGCCTCGCCATTAAGACGGGGGAAGCTCTCGGCACCGCCACCCAAAGACACTAGGAGTGTAGAACTTTGGCTCAAGTATCGCGTCTgggctgaagaagaatttAGTAAAAGACGCTGGGAAAGTATCCGAGCAACTAATCGACAAAGATGCGGGATATCTCCCATCTACGGCTCAACCTTTTTGTCTTTACTTGGCAACCTTCCAAACTTCTTGCTTCCGCAAGACGTTCAATCTCGGCGAGAAGAGACGTTTGCCGATTTTACTCCACCCGCAGCCAAATTCATCACCTCACTGCCCGAAAGAGCCAAGTCTTTAGAGGATGTTATTGACCGCTTTGCTGTCATACCTCCCAATGCAGTCGCCCGTAATCTCGCTACTTATGCTCTTCCCGGATTAGAACCCATTTCCCACCCTGCCCTGACAGATCCAGCCTTCGACACTCTCCATCGATCGTCGGTCAAGCTCCAAATTGCCTTTCCTGACGCCAGTCTTCTTCAGTATGATTGCGGTAAACTGCAAAAACTCTTCGAGATGCTGCGTGACCTCAAATCTGAAGGACATAGGGTGTTGATTTTCACTCAGATGACTCGCGTTCTCGATATCCTCGAAATGTTCCTGTCACACAACGGTCATCGATATCTCCGACTTGATGGCAGCACAAAGATCGAGGACCGACAAGTCTTGACAGAAAGATTCAATTCCGATTCCCGCATCTTCGTATTCATTGCCTCGAGTCGATCCGGTGGGGTAGGCATCAACCTTACAGGTGCAGACACTGTCTTTTTCTACGACTCCGACTGGAATCCCTCAATGGACAGACAATGTATGGATCGGGCGCATCGAATTGGTCAGACAAGGGAAGTCCATATCTATCGCTTTGTCAGCAGTCACACAGTGGAAGAAAACATGTTGAGAAAGGCGGAGCAGAAAAGGCTCTTGGATAAAATGGTCATCCAAGAAGGTGGTTTCAATAATGATTGGTGGGGAAGAgtgggatggaaagatATGTTTGGGGACGTACCAGGCATTACAGATGTCTCAGGGGTTGTGGAGAAAAGTGGGGAGGGTATTATAGACATTCAGGTCGAAGGGACTCCGGTGGCTGAAGATGTAGAGGTTACAAGACCTCGTGCGGGAGAAGAGCGGGAGCTAGCGAGGGCTCTGGCtgaagtggaagatgaggaggatgcgCAAGCTGCGCGGATGGCACAGGGTGAAGGCGAGCTAGATCTGCAAGAGTTTGAGGAGGGGCCAAAGGCGGTTGCGAAACGAGTAAGAGTCTTTGAGCCTGAGAACAGCGGTACCCCCGTAACGACAGAGGCTGGGGAAACCGGCGATGTGGTTGAGGAATATGATGACGAGCCCGGCAGCGTAGAAGAGTACATGCTGAAatgggtggaagaggactGGGACTATTTTTCGCCCTACAGAGCTTAA
- a CDS encoding hypothetical protein (Match to ESTs gb|CF192433.1|CF192433, gb|CF192432.1|CF192432, gb|CF190107.1|CF190107) codes for MSGTQSPSSNKPDPMLPKDVSQMTQADQRPAASGNKPGAAPGEKSEGGVSGSAFKSAQQSADSLSGEGGKSRKEVETGPGPT; via the exons ATGTCCGGAACCCAATCTCCCAGTAGTAACAAGCCTGACCCCATGCTCCCAAAGGATGTCTCTCAAATGACTCAGGCAGATCAACGCCCTG CTGCTTCTGGAAACAAACCTGGAGCTGCCCCCGGAGAGAAGTCTGAAGGCGGTGTCAGCGGGTCTGCATTCAAG AGTGCGCAACAGTCGGCTGACAGCTTGTCCGGGGAGGGCGGCAagtcaaggaaggaagtAGAGACTGGCCCTGGCCCCACATAA